The sequence below is a genomic window from Lagopus muta isolate bLagMut1 chromosome 9, bLagMut1 primary, whole genome shotgun sequence.
CAAGCCTCACCATCCATGAGTACCAGGCAGCTTACTTTTCTCCAGCCATCTGGCCAGAACGCTGTGAATCGCTCACACCGCTCCAAGTGACGTTCACATAATTCAGATACTTCGGGTAAATGACTTCAAGAACTGTCACTAACTTCCTAACTACATTCCAGCTGTACGTCAGCCTCCCAGCCTTACTTTTGAGTTCCTCTGAAGACACAGCATATGAATTCCTCCTGCAGTTTATGATGCAGCCACAGGGCAGGTGGATCCAGTGCTCTGACAGGACAAATACCGGGGTGACGGTGGCAGCCAGCAATGTCAGCAGGAAGCTAAGTGTCTCAAACGAAAGGCTTTGATAGCCAACAATGTGCTGGACAACCATTTGTATCTGAAAGGCAGGacattttgaaatttaaattgCTTTAGGCACATGATATACTTCCAGGAATAAACAAAACATGAATGTGACACAAGTAAAAGTTTTCAATGTTTGTATGTTCAGCCTAACAAGCTTTTTTCTAAGAGACAGCTGAGAAAACATACTGTCAAAGATTCTCCTCCTCATTCTCCATTTCTTAGAAACCTCTTACTTGAGCTAAACATTAAGTACAGATGCCCAAATACCATTAATACAGGCAACTCACAGTTCAAGCATCTCAGAAGAGACTGCTAGCTCAATCTCTCCTGCCTGGTACTGAGGAACTCCACCTCCTGATGGAAAACAGGAGAACTTTGTAGCACCGGGACCATGCAGCAGATGCTCTGTGACACTCTCTTTCAGTTGAGGAAAGCTTAGATGCTGTGTCTATACATACTCCAGCCCCAGACATAACTCAAACCCAAACCCACATCCCATTCCCTCAACCTCCTCCTTCCTAATTATTAATATCTGTTCCCAAATATACCAGCGCATGCACATGCAAAACCACCTGCCCCACCACATATACTCTTTGTATAGAGATTAAAAAGATACAtacaaatctcatttttctaaAAAACTCTAATTTTTCAGCCAGTTTGGCAAAGGACGTGACTCACCGCTATGGGGAGGGGCACAAAAACTAGCTTACGAATATTCACAGACCCTATGCTGAAAAAATGCACATCAGGCAGCTGGAAACACAAAAAGGTGGACCTTATTCATCTCTGTGCTCAGGTGATACAAATGATGTGATGACAGAAACATCTGACAAATCAATCTCTGTCaagcctgcagaaaagcagtTAAATTCATGTAAAGCGGTGCAGACAGGTTCAAAAGGACTTTTGCTGACACAATGTACACTGTAAGGGACAACTGCAACAGCTACTGTTCATCTATTTCAATTCACGGCACATCAGCTCCTGCCCcatttaaacataaataaacatgaaaaagcaAATCAGTCTGACAATTTACCATCATTGGAAGCCAGAGAATGACTTTTGTCAGTGCAAGAATCAGTGAGAATCGTTTCTGGGCAAAGCCCACCGTGAAGCTCCTGCTCTTTGCGCTGTTCATGCATCGGGGCTCGAGTCCACTGCCCTCAGCCACACCTTTCCTAAAAACTGCCTTTGAGCTTAGACACGCATTTGGGAAATGCTTCAGGGTTTTATCCACAGGGTCCACTGGTGACAGACAGGGGGTGGCAGtactgcagcctgcaggtgtCCCAGGGGTGATGTAGCCTCGAGAGATTTCCTGGTAGTCGATGTGTAATAGCTGTTGTTCATCTGAGCACAACAGCTGGTAAGTTAGAGGGACAGACAGCACTGTGAGGAGGCAAAAGCACAACGAGTAGACAATAAATAAGAACAAGATGTAGGAGCTTGCATGGTCTGTGAAGCAGCCCCATGAGGTGGGGATGTACCTGCCCCAACCACAGAGAGGCAAAATGCAGATGAGCAAACTGATGATCCAAATGCTGAGAATTGCCCACACGATGCTCACTCGTCGTTTGGAAGCACTGCAGTTCATTGCCTCAGTTTTGTTGATGCTATAGAAGTTGTAGGAAACTATAAGAGACCCTTTCAGATTGCTAGAAATGCCCTGGAATAAATATATAAGTGCTGAGGTGGTGCACAGAGGCTGAGGAAGGGCATCACCCGACCACTGGGTGAGCATGAAAATAATCACTGGCACAATGCTGATCAAATCGTCTACTGACAAAGAGGTCACAATCATTGAAATTGTGgatttattctgcattttaagCAGGGAAACCAGTGAATAAATGCTGCCCAGAAGCACTGTGAATGCAATGATAAAAGtcaagcaaaacagaaagacattCAAAGTTCTCTGCTCATTAGGTTTATCTATAATGCCATGATTTTCAGCAAAGAAGCCTGTCCCATTGAGTGACAAATTACTAAGCAGTACCGACATTGTCCTCGGCAAATGTTGCTCCTTGCCTTCTCACTGACTCTGCAAGTTTTCACAAGCTGAAACCATAACTGTTAGTTCCACATCGcaagtttgtttcctttctttctttgtagcaTCCGGTGAAGAAATATTCGGGTTTAAGCTCCCTTGATAACCAGAATAACTCATGCTCTTGAAAAACCAGGCAACAAAGAAGTACCAGAGGTGctggaaaaaatacagctcttcaTAACCCTTTCAATACTGGAAGATAGTTAATTCAGTCTCTTCAGGTAATAACAAGCTATTCACTTTTGAGAGATATCAGGCAACGTGCCTTACTCACGAGTTCAGCTGAAATGAAGGCAGAGCACCAGGTATGTTCAAGCTCAAGGAGAAACATAGTAGAAATGGGAGGCTGTTGGATTCACCCTGTGCTGatctgagctgcaggagggaggagTCAGAAGCAAGCAGGATAGCAGAGAAATGGGGAGTGAGTATCTTCCCAGACAGAGCTGCCTCTTAGCTGGATCAGTGTCCCTGCTAAGCCCCACCTCCGATGCTGACACTGAAATCCAATGCAAATACTCAGATCTGATGTCAGCCATAAATGTCATTCCCGTAAAGCCCATGGCTGCTTCGTGGCTGTGCATCACCAGCTGGAgagctgcttttgttcttctgcaCTTCTATGCTCTGAGCTTAGCATGGTAAGAGCTGCGGGAGCCTTTTATGAAGATGAAACAGAAGGCTGTGCCTGCCTTGCCTTTTTGTATTCCTACTCCCCCTACAAgcgtgtgtgcatgcatgtgcacaCCATATGGATGCTAATTGTACAGTTACTTAGTGACAGCCCTTCATTAATGACAGGCAACAGCCATGCACATCAGCAAGGTGCTGCctgtctgtgtgtgtggtgtATGTGGTCTCTCAACTCAGTCTGGGGTTTATACAACTTGCATTTCCCATGTGATTAAGATCGAAGTGCTCACTGCCTGCTCTAATCACACACAGGTAGAACCACAGCCACGTGCATTTCGGTATTCACAGACATTTTCTCCTAAGAAAGTACAATACTGATAAAGCTTATCAGCTGACAAAATTTACAACACTTGGACAGTAAGTGAGCAGGTAAGTTCAGTGCAATCTTCTAGGAGAACTCtgcctctcttttcttttgggCACCACTCTGCATTCAAATACACGACAGAGATGCAGGAACAGTATATTCCGAGTAAGGACTGCATGGTGAGGCTGCTCCAGCTACACCGTAATCTGTGTAACACTACAAATCCACCTGTTAGTAAGGACCCAATCTCATTCAGTTCCACTCATCAGTAagggagcacagagccagcCCTGGTTGCCAGCTGTCCTCCCTCGTGCTGGGGCAGCACGGAGCTCCCAGAGGTGCCAGAGCCCCCAGAGCAGGCAGACAAAACCAGTACGTGGCTGCGGCTCTGTCACAGCTAGCCCACAGTGTGAGGAGCAGAGCCAAGGAAATCCATCATCTGTCCTTCACTCCCAGTTACCAAGCTGCTTGGCCACAGCACTAGGAAGGGCTGCACTCACAACCAGCCAGATCTTCAACCATCGTGCCAGCAATGCACAGTGGCATCCATCCTGCCTTCCACATGAGGCGCAGTCCTGGATCTGGACCATCCATCTGGCCTTTAACTCTACAGGATTTGACTTGGCTTTTGTGATTTATCCATCCTGATGGACGACTGATTGTTaatctgtgctgtgccagctgaAGGCCAAGGCTCACTTCTTTGTATTTACAAATCACCATCACCTTTGCTCCCACAAGTCAACATTAAATTAAGGACAGTGCTCTAAATCTTTAGATTAACAGCGTGAGCCTGGTCAGAAGTACAGTCAagagataagaagaaaaaggagcacCATTCACCCTTGTTTGGACACCTATTAGAGTCTGGCCTTCTAAGGAAACACGTGGCCACCTGTGAAATATGCAGATGCAcgtctctctccctctcttaaTTCCTCAATTTCTTTTGACAAAATGATCATTTTAGTCACAATCTGATGGTGTCGAGCCACTCAGTTCTCACAGTTTTTATGAAAATGAGCAGCTGATGAGAGGAGACAGACTCTGGTGGACTCCTCAGCCAGGAGACAGACCGCAGCAGAGTCCAGTCTCTCCTGTGTGCTGGTGAATACAAACAGAGACTTTATAAATATtccaacaacaaaagaaagcatcagCTGGGATCTATGCCTTCCCAGCTATTAACTAGCTCAGATGCTAAACTGCAACAAACCAGCTTAAATCACTCCAGCACATCTTAGTGCCTCCTGACACATGATCAatcacttccatttttaaattctATGTTTGTTTGTTATGTTCTGCCTGTGTTGTCTTCATTTGCTCTTGTCACATTACTGTGAGGTATTCAGAGCAATGTTAATAATGCCTGGGAAATATATTTTACCTATTGTGGAAATTTTTGCTCCTCTATCCCAAGCCATTAAACCTGCACAGGATGTTTAATAGCTCTGACTGCAGATATCAACCAAAAATTTTCTGACAACTCCCCTATTATGATCTTCTCTGCACACTTCTTCACTGTCCACGCTTTACCAGCTGTGCCTTGTGGTATCCTGGACTCGTGTGTCCAGTACAACCTGAGTCTGAAACCTCTCTTACAGCTGGAGCAAAAGAATCTGCACTAGATTCACTGTTCTCTTCTAAAGCACAAGTTCCTACTGCACCATTTCAGAACTTAAGGGCACACTACCTTTCTAATTCCAATTTCACCCAtaaatttcactgaattttttcAGATTCAATTAGACTGAAGGTGGCAAAGACAGGTAGGCAAGCAGAGACGTAGGCAGTGTCATCACAGCCCCCTTCTACTCCCATGCTTTTACTCCCATGTTTTCTAAAGAAACAGGAGGATATCAGTGtcaaaaccacaacagatgACCTTGCAGAAaccaagagaaagaaagacGCACTTATCTGCTGCTACGTCCTTCATCGAGACTGCGTCAAAGAAAGCAGGCATTTGTGGATCCTTACCACCTATTCCCCTTATTCTCTGCATTTAGACTCCTGGATGACAGGAGGTTCCCAATACAACACTGTCTTGTGCAATATACATTCATTTTCCCGGCGCAAATTTTCTGTGCTAAAGACTGGCCACAAAGAGAGAATATGTAAAGCGTGAAAATCTCCTCTCCCTGGCCTCATTTCAATCAGCACTGCACAACAGCATCTCTTTAGAGAGTCAGCAGCATTTGGCATCTATGGGAGGATTTCTACGATGCTGCGTGCAGCAACTCAGGAATGCGTGTGAAGTTAATCAAGTAGCATCCCAGAATCATATCGTATCACAGGACGGCTCAGGCTGGAGGGGCCCTCAAAGATCCTCCCGTGCCaagccctgccatgggcaggctGCCAACCACTCCATCAGcgcccatggccccatccaacccggcctgaacgcctccagggatggggcacccacagctctccgggcagctgtgccagcgcctcgCCGCCCTCtgataaaacatttcttcccaaCATCCAACCCAACTTCTCTCTTGTACTGTAAAGCTGTAAAGCcattcccctcatcctgtcactgtcacactgTGTAAAAAGCTGGCATAACTGTATACAATCCCACAAATGCCTTTCTAATTTACTCCTCAAAAGCActtgttttcagatttctttcttaaCAGACTCTCAAAAAAATGCCAAACCAAACGATCGGTTTTTGTTCTACTGGATTCAGACATCATTTTCGGACATAAGATGGTTAGACTGCAGCTTCTTATTGCATCTGCTTATTTGTTCCAGATGAACTCCATCAATGGTGGCTTCTAATCAAAGGCAGACATTTTATTCTTAATCCATTTCCGCTGCAGCTGTATTGCTGTGCTGTAGGGAAAGGGTGCTTACTGAATTTGAGCAATTAGAGCAGtgtaaatcagaaataattccATTACACCTAAAATATGATTTAACTTATATACTCATTGTTGGCTGGACTGCAGCGTCTCCAACTCAAGCAAAACAGAATCATGCTGTGCAGATGCTCATTTTGAAACCAGTGGATTTCTGCTCCGTGCAGTAACACGTCACAAGCTGtccctgtgagcagcagcaccctCTCTGAGCAGATGTGCTAATTCCAAGAAATGCCCATTGCCAGACCACCACAACTCCCTTCTGTGCTGTAAACACAGACAGGAGATTGAGACTGCAGTGAACTGAACGCTTTTGGTGAGCTGTAGTGTTAGTAAGAGGCAGATGGAGCTGGAAGTGAGTAAGCCCCAATGTTTCCACTGGGTGGGGTACAAAGGTGACGTGCATGTCTCTCCCTGTGCTCAGCATggcagtgaaaaatgaaaacactgccaAAACTTTGGTAAGGTCAGCAACAGACAAGATGGCTGAAATGAGAATGAACCCATCTGGTTACACTGTACACACATTACCAGAGATGATCAGGTGCTGTCATTCAGGAAATGTGCCAAgtggggagaagagaaaacaagcaattcTAAGGTAACAGTGATTCCAAGAAGGCAACAGTGAAAAGGAAGAGCTATTAAGGAAGAGGCAGTATATACCAGGAACAGAAGGGACAGCTGCATTCAGGAAGGCGTTGTTCTTCTAGTGGATAGCAAGACAGAGACAGTAGCAAAATCTGTAGCTATTAAAGTGGAGAGAAGCTCAAGTCTGGATAGTAAGACATGGAAAATAAGACGTTCTCCAAGCTGCGGTGTAATGGCTCTCCTGAGACAAGACACTTCGCCATGCCACTTTCTTTGAGCAGCCACCAGCTCAGTGAATTGATAGGAGGAGACAGACAGCTAGCAGGATGCTGTTCTTCAGTGCACCTCCTCACAGTAACTGTTTGCTTTCTAATAGAGAGCACAGCAGGCTATGAATATAATTCATGGAACAGCATGATATGAATGCTTTTAATTTGCTGCACAGCTTTCCTAGCACTAGCTGCACTAGTGCAAGCCTTCCTAACCACTGAACAAATACCAGTAAATGTAACAATGTGCTCTAGAACCACCCCTACCTTAGACACTGCTAACCACATTCTCCAACCATGTTGGAGAAAAGGAGATGTTGCTCTGCTagcaggagctgggcagtgATAGCTAACTGCTGTGCAGAACAGCACTGAGAGAGTTAAATGGAGAATCCGAACAGCTGGAGAGAAACAATTATCCCCTTCTGAcaggatgaaaaaaatgcaagaaggCAAGGAGTGACCCAGCTATGAACCCATCCGGAAGCAGCAAGAAAATCAGCTGTATACATGGAACTTTTTCCAATGGTAATAAAATTAATGACCACAGGAGCCATTTGTAACTCTGTTTGCACATTTCACTGCCCGCTCATAGTCTCAAGAGCTTCACAGTGGGCTGtcttcccttttcatttctcttttcatagtTACTTCCTCACTATTTTCTCTCCCATTAACCTTCAAGGAAGGCTGAATGAGCAGACCAGGAAATTCACCCTCAGGAGTCAGGATCAAACCCAGTTCTAATGAATGAAGACTGAATGCTTTGGAACATAATTCTGCCTCTAGAGAGCtaagaaattgcattttctggCTATGACTGCTTTTTACTTACACCAACAAAGTTATCACTGTTCTAGTCACAGGGATTTCTTGAAGTGATGCAATTTTTGCACAGAAGACAGCACTGCTTTAATTTGAAAGCATAAACGTTAGCAGAAATGATGTCCAAAGAACATGGACAAAGCACAGGACAACTTACAGCACGTCACgacaaagaaaatctgctttgaaaaaagGGAATCCTGTCTactctacacacacacacgtcaTGAAGACTAAGGGTCTTTATATTAAGGAAGGAGCTGGCTTTATGCACCACAGGAGGAATCCTCCAAACAAGCACAGAGGCAGAAACAGGCTGGGCTCTCCCAGAGGAGGAGTCCcaaggagaggagcagcaccGCAGGAAGATGGCAGCCTTTCACCAGCCTGAATGAAAGGAGACAAGGAAACGTCTTAATTTCTCCCAGCAGAGAAGACTGCTATTGCTTAGAGATCTTCCTGGGGCTTCGTCAGGATGACTTCTATTCTGACATGAAGCTTTGGAACAGGTCCgaaaaacaggaaaagggaGCTGGAAAAAACCCCACAAGTGATGCTGTAACAGAAATGCATGAGGTAAAGCAGGTCTGGCACACTTCAGACATTCTCTAAGAGTGCTAAAAAAAACGCTCGTTTTCCACAGCTCCaataaatttgaaaagataTGAGAGGTTATGTGGGCTGAGAATTGATGTCCCAGCTCTAGCCACTGCTTTTGTGTCAGCTGTGTTCGGAGTCCCTAAAAATGACACtcagaatcatcaaggttgcAAAAGACTTCCAacatcacccagtccaaccacctCCTCAAACTCCCTCCCCAAACGGCAACCAAACGTGCATCTGTTTTTGGAGTGTTTTTCTTAATGCTGAATAAAGAAAGGGCTGCTAACTAATTCTGAGTGATGGTAATTAGGTCTGTTAACTTTGCTGATGCTAAGAACGACTGTGTTTGTatctgaaaagctgcagaagtgaGAATGTATgagaagacaaaatgaaaacattcctCTTACAGAAGAACTTCTAATTTTTTGAATGGAAAGATTTAGTTGAAGCATGAGCTCTTCAAAAGGACACGGAACCTGAAGGAAGCAAGGAAGGAATGCTGCAGACTGCAGAAGCAATCAGCTGCACTTTCCCACCACCTTTCACTACCTGGTATCTGtacttgcaaagaaaatgctCGCTTCGCTTCAGGACAGCTTTCAGCTTCACATTTTTCTAAGCAAACTTCCCTTATCCATatctggatttttgtttttaaaactcttAGGAAAACTTCCATGCAGCACCAGAGGTtggcagggcaggagcaccACGGGGGCCTCTGCCTGCCAGCTCCCACAGCTACATGAGCCACAAAGCA
It includes:
- the GPR149 gene encoding probable G-protein coupled receptor 149 isoform X2, whose amino-acid sequence is MSVLLSNLSLNGTGFFAENHGIIDKPNEQRTLNVFLFCLTFIIAFTVLLGSIYSLVSLLKMQNKSTISMIVTSLSVDDLISIVPVIIFMLTQWSGDALPQPLCTTSALIYLFQGISSNLKGSLIVSYNFYSINKTEAMNCSASKRRVSIVWAILSIWIISLLICILPLCGWGRYIPTSWGCFTDHASSYILFLFIVYSLCFCLLTVLSVPLTYQLLCSDEQQLLHIDYQEISRGYITPGTPAGCSTATPCLSPVDPVDKTLKHFPNACLSSKAVFRKGVAEGSGLEPRCMNSAKSRSFTVGFAQKRFSLILALTKVILWLPMMIQMVVQHIVGYQSLSFETLSFLLTLLAATVTPVFVLSEHWIHLPCGCIINCRRNSYAVSSEELKTKHRGFEFNLSFQHSYGIYRISPESHHHDGDGKSTSCHNLLVCEKPCEPPKGGSGGAARAELSTTDSARPDPAGFSCADSLRPGPAGLSTADGARPGPAGFSTTDSGRPGAAGVRGETASGLGRSADGAERRLSHEEGHKPELTDWEWCRSKSERTPRQRSGGALAIPLCAFQGTVSLQAPTGKTLSLSTYEVSTEGQKITPTSKKIEVYRSKSVGHDPNPEECPNSFADTSVKIHLEVLEICDNEEALDTVSIISNISQSSTQVRSPSLRYSRKENRFVSCDLGETASYSLFIPSNNPDSDINITIPDTVEAHRQNSKKQHMERGGYQEEIQMLNKAYRKRDEDGNSN